A region of Zeugodacus cucurbitae isolate PBARC_wt_2022May chromosome 5, idZeuCucr1.2, whole genome shotgun sequence DNA encodes the following proteins:
- the LOC128921998 gene encoding uncharacterized protein LOC128921998: MTIKIGVLDRSRGDGAISREEWKRVAAANSAVFLKVIRGNPGPPPDCESAGWYYGLHKLIRCADERSAVLYKEAVSLVGEVWEGARLEAVDKADLPLRPRARVWLPAEPSSAGEIEDIIKYCNPSLPAHDWKVIRLEKTEEPYRQALILLNAESIGPLNELKGAISYGFEKVTLRVLSTEAKTDCLQPATLQTEADGQMTMEVDQVPSDAASIGGGSSIDESAFGLDKLFVEEQEEGNPSAELALLEESL, encoded by the coding sequence atgacaatcaaaatcGGCGTGTTGGACCGCAGTAGGGGGGATGGTGCCATCTCCCGAGAAGAATGGAAGAGGGTGGCGGCGGCCAACTCTGCCGTGTTCCTGAAGGTGATTAGGGGAAACCCTGGGCCACCTCCGGATTGCGAAAGTGCTGGTTGGTACTACGGGCTTCACAAGCTGATTAGGTGTGCGGATGAACGATCGGCAGTGCTCTATAAAGAGGCGGTCTCTCTCGTGGGGGAGGTTTGGGAAGGGGCCAGATTGGAGGCTGTAGACAAGGCAGATTTGCCACTGCGTCCTAGGGCTCGCGTCTGGCTTCCAGCTGAACCCTCCTCTGCGGGGGAAATCGaggatattataaaatattgtaatccCTCGCTGCCAGCACACGACTGGAAGGTGATACGGCTCGAGAAAACCGAAGAACCCTATCGGCAAGCGCTGATACTGCTTAATGCGGAGTCCATCGGTCCTCTCAACGAGCTAAAGGGGGCCATTAGTTATGGCTTTGAGAAGGTAACTCTGAGAGTTCTCTCCACCGAAGCCAAGACGGACTGCTTGCAGCCTGCGACGCTTCAAACAGAAGCGGATGGTCAAATGACCATGGAAGTGGACCAGGTCCCCTCGGATGCTGCCAGCATTGGGGGCGGCTCGTCAATCGATGAGTCCGCCTTCGGTCTGGATAAGCTGTTCGTCGAAGAGCAAGAGGAAGGCAATCCAAGCGCTGAACTAGCGTTACTGGAGGAGAGTCTGTAG